In Drosophila bipectinata strain 14024-0381.07 chromosome 2R, DbipHiC1v2, whole genome shotgun sequence, one genomic interval encodes:
- the mEFTu2 gene encoding elongation factor Tu, with amino-acid sequence MQGARVLRGLLPKLWSHGEVLLRQRVTRATASAGIVPRFLATSPDKKPESGLRELPHCNVGTIGHVDHGKTTLTAAITKIQSKKGMAEYLSYDQIDRAPEEKARGITINACHIGYATSQRTYAHTDCPGHADYIKNMISGASQMDGAILVVAATDGQMPQTREHLLLAKQVGIQRIVVFINKADLVDQEVLELVEIEMREMLSDFGFDGVNSPVICGSALLALREDPSVFGVPAIEKLLEQCDSYIPTPQRDFTAPFILPIDNAFTVPGRGTVVVGTIKRGTIPRNAEADLLGFNQNLKTSISDIQIFRKSVPQAIAGENVGALLRGIKISAVERGMLLCATGSEDISNHFEASMYLLSRAEGGRVKPMLSKYIQQLFSQTWNVPARIDIDPSEAMLMPGEHGQVRVTLLRKMVMTPGQAFTIRENGATVATGMVTQRLPSLDLPKNKLSKALVDC; translated from the exons ATGCAGGGAGCTAGAGTTCTGAGAGGTTTGCTTCCTAAGTTATGGTCCCACGGTGAAGTACTGCTCCGCCAAAGGGTCACGCGGGCAACAGCCAGTGCCGGAATAGTACCAAGATTTTTGGCCACCAGTCCAGACAAAAAGCCGGAGAGTGGATTGCGTGAACTGCCGCACTGCAATGTAGGCACCATCGGCCATGTGGACCATGGGAAGACCACTCTCACTGCCGCCATCACCAAGATTCAGTCGAAGAAGGGTATGGCGGAGTACCTGTCCTACGATCAAATTGACAGGGCTCCTGAGGAAAAGGCACGGGGTATAACCATAAACGCTTGCCATATCGGCTATGCCACAAGCCAGCGCACCTACGCCCACACCGATTGCCCAGGGCATGCGGATTATATAAAG AACATGATTTCGGGTGCATCGCAAATGGATGGTGCTATCCTGGTTGTGGCAGCCACCGACGGGCAAATGCCTCAGACACGAGAGCATCTTTTGCTGGCCAAACAAGTGGGCATCCAACGTATTGTCGTCTTTATCAACAAAGCCGATCTGGTCGACCAGGAGGTTCTTGAACTGGTAGAGATTGAGATGCGCGAGATGCTCAGCGACTTTGGCTTTGATGGTGTTAATAGTCCGGTCATTTGTGGATCAGCTTTGTTAGCCCTTCGAGAGGACCCATCGGTGTTCGGTGTACCAGCTATCGAAAAGCTTTTGGAGCAATGTGATTCCTACATACCAACGCCACAAAGGGATTTCACGGCGCCGTTCATTCTGCCCATCGACAATGCCTTTACTGTTCCCGGACGAGGTACAGTAGTTGTGGGTACCATTAAGCGGGGTACCATTCCCCGGAATGCAGAGGCCGATCTTCTGGGCTTTAACCAGAACCTAAAGACTAGCATAAGCGACATTCAGATCTTCCGCAAAAGCGTACCCCAGGCGATTGCCGGAGAGAATGTGGGTGCTCTATTACGCGGAATTAAGATTTCCGCTGTGGAGCGTGGCATGCTGCTCTGTGCCACGGGTTCGGAGGATATTTCAAACCATTTTGAAGCCTCAATGTACCTACTGTCGCGCGCCGAAGGTGGTCGCGTGAAACCTATGCTTTCCAAGTATATTCAGCAGCTTTTTAGTCAAACATGGAATGTTCCGGCTCGTATCGATATTG atCCCAGTGAAGCTATGCTTATGCCTGGCGAGCATGGTCAGGTGCGCGTCACTCTGTTGAGAAAAATGGTGATGACCCCAGGCCAGGCTTTCACGATACGAGAGAATGGAGCCACGGTGGCCACGGGAATGGTAACACAACGACTGCCGTCGCTGGACCTGCCCAAAAACAAGCTCTCCAAAGCGCTGGTGGATTGTTAA
- the az2 gene encoding uncharacterized protein az2: MVICGNILVRSDYEHFVLTCAVDNDCSVEMEIERWQDFIRHIKEHNFIKPESLDTEDEKVDIRSDCGENLSASVKEEESQNEELEDCLAEAMFVDFPVSSEEDDIEDEDEVDNPSIPFDYEVESSNTNDFPALTKFNPTFYRRSPRITKFIELYKQHTCLWDPADDEYKNKEKRSAAYVELAQQLKGSVNIHLTLYKLKKCIASLHTQYAAITRQKKTQRLSKVPLYYHAKYSFLSHRGNVEEVESDDDEGDCKIKLVFTEENRLTTLFIELYSKFPHLYDPKHKNFANLSERKSAFMEMTDLITSEIPMGIITHYDVYDSILSLRRWYSRRIKTLTDVQTVGLSLAENLYIERCKKFMPTKTFRQKLKCEVCDQAYSTDHALQAHQFRDHKMGEGGWFRCTLCELNFDRRCHLQQHIQRVHMSKAFACDLCTRTFAFSSQLAIHKQTHDEKHVAKPFVCEFCGKSFKQKIQMTTHVTAVHTKIRAFKCHICPKDFLTKRDLKDHVKAHLNIRDKVCEICQKAFTNANALVKHRHIHKEKTLQCSLCTTRFAERVSLGVHMRRTHKIIKSTAKVAETVGDPIFSSTFPEHQDISKQ; this comes from the exons ATGGTAATCTGCGGAAATATATTGGTTCGGAGCGACTACGAGCACTTTGTGCTGACCTGTGCTGTGGACAATGACTGCTCCGTGGAGATGGAAATAGAGCGATGGCAGGACTTCATCCGACACATCAAAGAGCACAATTTTATAAAGCCCGAATCATTAGACACCGAAGACGAGAAGGTAGATATCAGGAGTGACTGTGGAGAGAATTTGTCAGCATCTGTGAAGGAAGAGGAGTCTCAGAATGAGGAGCTGGAAGACTGCTTAGCTGAGGCCATGTTCGTCGACTTCCCAGTTTCCTCGGAAGAAGACGACATCGAAGATGAAGACGAGGTTGACAATCCATCAATACCGTTCGACTATGAAGTGGAAAGCAGCAATACCAATGACTTTCCGGCCCTTACAAAA ttcAATCCAACTTTTTACCGCCGAAGTCCTCGGATCACCAAGTTTATCGAGCTCTATAAACAGCACACTTGCCTGTGGGATCCAGCTGATGACGAGTACAAGAACAAAGAGAAACGCTCTGCTGCCTACGTGGAACTGGCTCAGCAGCTAAAGGGCTCGGTTAATATCCATCTTACTTTATACAAACTGAAAAAATGCATAGCTAGCCTGCATACCCAGTACGCGGCCATCACCAGACAGAAAAAGACCCAGCGGTTGTCCAAGGTACCTCTCTACTACCATGCCAAATACAGTTTTCTATCGCATCGGGGAAATGTGGAGGAGGTCGAGAGCGACGACGACGAAGGAGACTGCAAAATTAAG CTGGTGTTTACGGAGGAGAACCGGCTAACCACCCTTTTTATAGAACTTTACTCGAAGTTTCCCCATTTATACGACCCGAAGCACAAGAATTTTGCGAATTTAAGCGAACGGAAATCGGCATTTATGGAGATGACAGATCTGATTACGTCTGAAATTCCTATGGGTATCATCACACACTACGATGTGTACGACAGTATTCTAAGCCTACGGCGCTGGTATTCACGCAGAATTAAGACGCTCACCGATGTCCAGACAGTTGGCCTCTCTCTAGCCGAGAATTTGTATATCGAAAGGTGCAAGAAATTCATGCCTACAAAGACATTCCGGCAGAAGTTGAAATGCGAGGTTTGTGACCAGGCATACAGCACGGATCACGCTTTGCAGGCCCACCAGTTTCGGGATCATAAGATGGGCGAAGGCGGTTGGTTTCGGTGCACGCTATGCGAGCTAAACTTTGACCGGCGATGCCACCTGCAGCAGCACATACAGAGGGTGCACATGAGCAAGGCTTTCGCCTGTGACCTCTGCACGCGGACCTTCGCTTTTTCCAGCCAGTTGGCCATACACAAGCAAACGCACGACGAGAAGCACGTAGCCAAGCCGTTTGTGTGTGAGTTCTGCGGTAAATCGTTCAAGCAAAAGATCCAAATGACGACCCATGTGACAGCTGTGCACACCAAGATCCGGGCGTTTAAATGCCACATCTGCCCAAAAGACTTTTTGACCAAGCGTGATCTCAAAGATCATGTAAAGGCCCACCTAAATATTCGCGACAAGGTTTGTGAGATCTGTCAGAAGGCTTTTACCAATGCCAACGCCCTAGTCAAACACCGGCACATCCACAAGGAGAAGACTCTGCAGTGCTCGCTCTGCACAACCCGTTTTGCGGAGAGGGTCAGCCTCGGCGTTCATATGCGACGAACCCATAAAATCATCAAGAGTACAGCGAAAGTGGCCGAGACGGTGGGAGATCCGATTTTTAGCTCCACGTTTCCAGAACACCAAGACATTTCCAAGCAATGA
- the LOC108119216 gene encoding uncharacterized protein, whose product MEVCGSVLVNTNYQQFRLKCIYCPTESELHDWKLFINHVRTSHYSEEDEASANAPIKETTDSLDPEIEYDGNDFYDIIETVEEEDQWLKSENMEEDDGEYLPESNEVSATSEGDAVSSHNDLADVKPEGSTRYDSGSEYDSYEEGAPQRRRPGRPPIRTRPDQVFKFKVSFIRSNPRVLHLIQVYREHPCLWNPSDDFYEDENVRKQAYQSIISRMELKTDVLLTVAELKRTLVQLHTQYALAGEMKAKGKLVGLASRYYAKCEFLSVSPPVKVRRIEEDSNIITIKLDFKEDNLVTSSFIETYANYPMLYNPSHPDFSSIDIRADAYVKFAEEFQPVVKANETDVYIAVNKLRRWAYEAMRRLKAKELIESCNKQEVQYLRMCSFLPAKGSESAVLYCDTCNRRFHGDYNLRVHMFKAHMLGDLPYLCSMCPRRFDRQVDMERHKQRSHFDKGLKCEYCEKTFAVAHDLKVHTLIHTGERPHVCEVCGKSFRLKLLLDHHINGVHLNIRPHACHLCDKSFRKKFELSNHIKGHYNIRDKKCEICGASFYDHSSLSRHRRGHREKQ is encoded by the exons atggaAGTTTGCGGCAGCGTGCTGGTGAATACGAATTACCAGCAGTTCCGGCTGAAGTGCATTTACTGCCCGACAGAGAGCGAACTTCATGATTGGAAGCTGTTCATAAACCATGTGCGGACATCACATTATTCCGAGGAGGACGAAGCCTCTGCCAATGCCCCAATCAAAGAAACCACAGATTCATTAGATCCTGAAATCGAATACGATGGAAATGATTTTTATGATATCATTGAAACGGTTGAGGAAGAGGACCAATGGCTAAAATCTGAAAACATGGAA GAGGATGACGGTGAATACCTTCCTGAATCCAATGAAGTGTCAGCTACATCAGAAGGTGATGCAGTCAGCTCCCACAATGACTTGGCTGATGTAAAGCCAGAAGGTTCTACGAGGTATGATAGTGGTAGCGAATATGATTCCTATGAGGAAGGAGCACCGCAACGACGGCGTCCAGGACGCCCACCAATACGTACCAGACCGGATCAAGTTTTCAAA TTCAAAGTGTCGTTTATACGAAGCAATCCCCGTGTGCTGCATTTGATCCAGGTGTATAGGGAACACCCTTGTCTATGGAATCCATCAGATGATTTTTATGAAGATGAGAACGTGCGGAAACAGGCGTACCAATCGATAATAAGTCGTATGGAACTAAAAACTGACGTCCTTTTGACTGTGGCCGAGCTAAAACGCACTCTTGTGCAGCTGCACACGCAATATGCCCTTGCAGGAGAAATGAAAGCAAAGGGTAAGCTGGTCGGACTCGCATCACGTTACTATGCCAAATGCGAATTCCTCAGCGTGTCGCCTCCCGTAAAAGTAAGGCGAATTGAAGAGGACAGTAACATTATTACAATTAAG CTCGATTTTAAGGAGGATAATTTAGTGACTAGCTCTTTTATTGAGACGTATGCCAACTACCCGATGCTATACAATCCTTCACATCCCGATTTCTCTTCGATAGATATACGAGCCGACGCCTATGTTAAGTTTGCGGAGGAGTTCCAGCCTGTCGTGAAGGCGAATGAAACGGACGTCTACATAGCCGTGAATAAGCTAAGGCGTTGGGCTTATGAGGCTATGAGACGTCTCAAAGCCAAAGAGCTCATTGAGTCTTGCAATAAGCAAGAGGTGCAGTACTTGCGTATGTGTAGTTTCTTACCCGCTAAAGGATCGGAAAGTGCTGTATTATATTGCGATACCTGCAACAGGCGATTTCATGGCGATTACAACCTGCGCGTGCATATGTTTAAAGCGCACATGTTGGGCGATCTACCTTATCTGTGTTCTATGTGCCCAAGGCGCTTTGACAGGCAAGTGGACATGGAACGACACAAACAACGCTCCCATTTCGATAAAGGGTTGAAGTGCGAATATTGCGAAAAAACCTTTGCTGTTGCCCATGATTTAAAAGTGCACACCCTTATCCATACCGGCGAGAGGCCGCATGTGTGCGAAGTTTGTGGAAAATCGTTCCGTctgaaactgcttttggatcATCACATAAACGGCGTTCACCTAAACATTCGGCCCCATGCCTGCCACTTGTGTGATAAAAGTTTCCGCAAAAAGTTCGAGTTGTCCAACCACATTAAAGgacattataatattcgtGATAAAAAATGCGAGATATGTGGAGCTTCTTTTTACGACCATTCTTCCCTGTCCAGACATCGTCGAGGGCAtagagaaaaacaataa
- the LOC108119177 gene encoding uncharacterized protein, translated as METCGLIYVSNDYDKFLMRCSFCPKDVEMAQWQQFVLHFRNMHTPQEKGQYDETFNNDMGFAEKCAVEEAKEENNHSAMEGQIDVELEIETVESLLSEAEEDDVTDQEAELEPGQEQASEEQPADDVNVLATPIYKFQPSFFRRDPRTPKFIEIYKAYPCLWNPSHSQYKDPSACQEALKQMVVELEAKVAVFLNERSLRGAIKKIHQQYNTVHKRVLFGNQKPHSLAFNNYTLCSFLKAIKDYDPSKTRDKIQLDFSRKNKLTTELIELYANFPQLYDPMHKEFSNMHSRKQAYESLAAEISIPNTDISSDDIYRAIQNLRQWYYKSTKHAINAGKGAEKFYQDVCRFMPPKMFKQRLVCEICQQVTSSDHVLQSHIFKVHNIGDLPFKCTLCERSFIGRGELANHTQRVHIGKTLKCDHCERTFAVIADLELHNRTHTGHKPYVCEHCGKAFRLRSQMKLHVTAIHTKIRAFKCDMCPKDFVKKVDLTDHIKSHLNIRDKICNDCGKGFTSCHSLIRHRQIHSEVKKFVCKLCEARFSQFVGLNSHMKRTHNIVRNHGQKGTTSLPAEN; from the exons ATGGAGACTTGCGGACTTATTTATGTTAGTAACGACTACGATAAATTCCTAATGCGATGTTCCTTCTGCCCCAAGGACGTGGAGATGGCCCAGTGGCAGCAGTTTGTACTCCACTTTAGGAACATGCACACACCCCAGGAGAAGGGACAATATGATGAAACCTTCAACAATGATATGGGTTTTGCAGAGAAATGCGCTGTTGAAGAAGCTAAAGAAGAAAATAATCATTCGGCAATGGAAGGTCAGATTGATGTAGAGCTGGAGATCGAGACAGTTGAATCTCTACTCAGCGAGGCTGAGGAGGATGATGTGACTGATCAGGAAGCTGAGCTGGAACCAGGACAGGAGCAAGCGTCAGAAGAACAACCTGCAGATGATGTGAATGTCCTAGCTACACCTATATACAAA ttcCAACCTTCCTTTTTTCGAAGAGACCCACGAACACCAAAGTTTATTGAGATCTATAAGGCATATCCGTGCCTCTGGAATCCGAGCCACAGCCAATACAAAGATCCCAGTGCTTGCCAGGAAGCTCTTAAACAGATGGTCGTTGAACTGGAGGCAAAGGTTGCAGTCTTTCTTAACGAAAGAAGCCTTAGGGGAGCCATTAAGAAGATTCACCAACAATATAACACCGTCCACAAGCGAGTGCTTTTTGGCAACCAAAAACCGCATTCATTAGCATTTAACAACTACACTCTATGCAGCTTTCTTAAGGCCATTAAGGATTATGACCCATCTAAAACAAGGGATAAAATTCAg CTGGATTTCTCGAGGAAGAATAAGCTGACCACCGAGTTGATAGAGCTGTATGCCAATTTTCCGCAACTCTACGATCCCATGCACAAGGAGTTCTCCAATATGCATTCCCGCAAACAGGCCTATGAAAGTTTGGCAGCGGAAATTTCAATACCCAATACAGATATTAGCAGTGATGACATCTACCGTGCAATCCAGAATCTGCGACAATGGTATTACAAAAGCACCAAGCACGCAATAAACGCTGGAAAGGGTGCCGAAAAGTTTTATCAGGACGTGTGCCGTTTTATGCCCCCAAAAATGTTCAAGCAGCGTCTCGTCTGCGAGATCTGTCAGCAAGTGACGTCCTCTGATCACGTCCTCCAATCGCACATCTTTAAGGTCCACAACATCGGTGACCTGCCATTCAAATGTACCTTGTGCGAGCGCAGTTTTATAGGTCGCGGAGAACTGGCTAATCATACCCAGAGAGTTCACATTGGCAAAACGCTTAAATGTGACCATTGCGAGCGGACTTTTGCGGTGATCGCCGATTTGGAGCTTCACAATCGCACCCACACGGGGCATAAGCCCTATGTTTGTGAACATTGTGGAAAAGCGTTTCGCCTTCGTTCTCAAATGAAGCTCCACGTTACTGCAATCCACACAAAGATAAGAGCCTTCAAGTGCGACATGTGCCCCAAGGACTTTGTGAAAAAGGTCGACTTAACAGACCACATCAAGAGCCACCTCAACATTCGCGACAAGATCTGTAACGACTGTGGCAAGGGTTTCACGAGCTGTCATTCCCTCATCCGCCATCGTCAGATTCACTCCGAAGTGAAAAAGTTCGTGTGCAAACTCTGCGAGGCCAGGTTTTCTCAGTTTGTAGGATTAAATTCGCATATGAAGCGTACCCACAATATAGTTCGTAACCATGGGCAAAAAGGTACCACATCCCTTCCTGCAGAGaactaa
- the PIG-G gene encoding GPI ethanolamine phosphate transferase 2, which produces MEQHKSRLGYTLGMLSLFLCGAVFFLIGFFPASYSVAEEDSSVPGGRPTLLHGVKLEPPPPSYDSFILFLVDALRDDFPNATSMPISHSTACEKLSLHVDIPTVTMPRLKSLTTGTLSNFIDIALNIGHTEQVEDSLLHRLKKQNRVVSFAGDHTWVQLFPSEFTRHAANNDSFFVNDFYEGDKSVSKVLDSELVQDDWFLLILHYLGLDHIGHVEGNTSPRVQLKLREMDEAVQKILEHKKTSNYLLMLSGDHGMADGGGHGGNTPAETVVPLYLYSRNCSKPTAGTKRYNQIDLTPTLSVLMSVEIPTPSIGCLIPEMLESMSLEHQMYAYFYNAHHLLNKARVKFGHDRVRRSDYYTWYQNATLLHKKLLHPLREGDGSGASKVHYQNAKLNYMRVAREISSLLSESLVKFDYGFIALGLALTTVTSLHIVISVLYLDLTKQLKLESINAGQLFISVATGILLNLTSHGLDLILISSIWHSIFLTIPISVAVYLTIDVAQALLKIALPPIYTRRLKLSIPLPLPLLACFAIRTLTLGSSSFIETEYKTWYYLGNSLILLTAFRTLRRRITKANVELDGRHLYTVASTCLWQLRKVFVMLMLLTLMRYLHRLQAIRSTITIFSLLLLWARLHHHNQRLQSVASGAALFLVYCYRGLNGQVQFFELAPYLISRIMVPTLVMFWCCLALVLVLGYSAAFPQTKRFGDLPPRQVLLQLLQTNLTCSLILSALLQKVQNIILLPVLLVALQQSYKLCDVFATSARKFSVRLVHVYKIILTIFLARMFYFYQGNSNSLSTIDLTPGYIGQTSYNPVIVGLFVTLNTYSAEIHAFLYLIVHTLRADLRNVGIMQLQPPYSIAADSLIVPLYAALVMLPAAFYLCLMVGFRYHLFIYSVFSPKVLYDCYTVLVFYLVFLVTSLYFKLFKNDA; this is translated from the exons ATGGAACAGCACAAGAGTCGGCTGGGGTACACCCTAGGCATGCTGAGTCTCTTCCTCTGTGGCGCCGTCTTCTTTCTAATCGGTTTCTTTCCGGCCTCGTACTCGGTGGCGGAGGAAGACAGTAGCGTTCCAGGTGGACGTCCCACTTTGCTCCATGGCGTCAA ATTGGAGCCTCCACCGCCGAGCTATGATTCCTTCATACTGTTTCTAGTCGATGCCTTGCGTGATGATTTCCCGAATGCCACGTCAATGCCCATATCACATTCCACTGCCTGTGAGAAGCTAAGCCTTCATGTAGACATTCCCACTGTGACAATGCCGCGTCTGAAAAGCCTAACCACTGGCACGCTCTCAAACTTTATAGACATTGCTCTAAACATTGGACACACAGAGCAAGTAGAGGATTCCTTGCTGCACCGCCTAAAAAAACAGAATAGGGTGGTTTCCTTTGCTGGTGACCATACTTGGGTACAACTGTTCCCCAGTGAGTTCACACGCCATGCAGCTAATAATGATTCCTTTTtcgtaaatgatttttatgag GGTGACAAAAGTGTCTCAAAAGTATTGGACTCAGAGCTAGTGCAGGATGATTGGTTTCTGTTGATTCTACACTATCTGGGACTTGATCACATCGGCCATGTCGAAGGGAATACCAGTCCAAGGGTACAGCTTAAGCTGAGGGAAATGGACGAAGCTGTGCAAAAGATATTGGAGCATAAA aaaacttCAAACTATCTGCTCATGTTATCTGGTGATCATGGGATGGCCGATGGAGGTGGACATGGCGGAAACACTCCAGCCGAAACTGTGGTCCCCCTTTATCTTTATTCAAGGAATTGCAGCAAACCCAC agcTGGTACGAAACGCTACAATCAAATTGATTTAACACCTACGCTTTCGGTGCTCATGTCCGTGGAAATTCCTACGCCTTCCATTGGGTGCCTTATACCAGAAATGCTCGAATCAATGTCGTTGGAGCACCAGATGTATGCTTACTTTTACAATGCCCACCATTTGCTTAACAAGGCACGCGTAAAGTTTGGCCACGACCGAGTCCGACGAAGTG ATTACTATACATGGTATCAAAACGCCACACTACTCCATAAAAAATTGCTGCATCCTTTAAGAGAAGGAGACGGCAGTGGAGCCAGCAAGGTGCACTACCAAAATGCCAAGCTTAACTATATGCGGGTGGCGCGCGAAATTTCCAGTTTACTCTCAGAGTCACTGGTCAAGTTTGACTATGGTTTCATTGCTCTGGGACTTGCTTTAACCACAGTG ACTTCTCTTCACATTGTTATTAGTGTCTTGTACCTGGATCTCACGAAACAACTTAAGTTGGAAAGCATCAATGCGGGACAGCTGTTCATTTCCGTGGCCACGGGTATCCTCCTAAACTTAACTAGTCATGGATTGGATCTAATTCTAATCAGCTCCATTTGGCACAGTATTTTCCTAACCATTCCAATAAGTGTGGCGGTTTATCTAACTATCGATGTGGCGCAGGCGCTACTTAAGATTGCCCTTCCACCTATATACACCCGCCGTTTGAAACTTTCTATTCCATTACCGCTACCGCTGCTGGCCTGTTTTGCTATACGGACATTGACTCTTGGGTCTTCCTCGTTTATTGAGACCGAGTACAAGACGTGGTATTACTTGGGAAATAGCCTTATCCTGTTAACAGCCTTCCGGACCCTTCGTCGTCGTATTACTAAGGCTAATGTAGAGCTGGATGGCCGACATCTGTACACCGTTGCCTCGACATGTCTCTGGCAGCTCCGCAAGGTTTTTGTCATGCTTATGCTGCTTACTTTGATGCGATACCTTCACAGGCTTCAGGCCATTCGGAGCACAATCACAATATTTTCGCTTCTGCTACTTTGGGCGCGTCTGCATCATCACAATCAGCGTCTGCAGTCTGTGGCCAGTGGAGCAGCTTTGTTTTTGGTGTACTGCTATAGAGGTCTTAATGGTCAGGTGCAGTTCTTTGAATTGGCTCCCTATTTAAT atCTCGAATCATGGTGCCCACTCTGGTGATGTTCTGGTGCTGCTTGGCTCTGGTTCTTGTCTTAGGATATTCAGCGGCATTTCCTCAGACGAAAAGGTTTGGGGATTTGCCGCCAAGGCAAGTGTTACTTCAGCTGCTGCAGACAAACCTCACCTGTTCCTTGATACTGTCAGCCCTATTGCAAAAGGTGCAAAACATAATCCTGCTGCCGGTTCTTCTTGTAGCCCTGCAGCAGTCCTACAAACTATGCGATGTATTTGCGACTAGTGCGCGCAAGTTTTCCGTGCGATTGGTGCACGTGTATAAAATCATCCTGACCATATTTTTGGCCAGGATGTTCTATTTTTACCAAGGCAATTCAAACAGCCTATCCACCATCGATCTAACGCCCGGATATATCGGACAAACAAGCTACAACCCTGTGATCGTAGGACTCTTTGTAACTTTAAATACCTATAGTGCCGAAATTCACGCATTTCTTTACCTAATCGTTCACACTCTGCGTGCGGATCTCCGCAACGTGGGTATCATGCAATTACAGCCGCCGTACTCAATTGCAGCGGACTCGCTTATAGTTCCACTCTACGCTGCTCTCGTTATGCTACCAGCAGCCTTCTACCTCTGTCTGATGGTGGGATTCCGCTACCATCTATTTATATATTCCGTATTTTCCCCAAAGGTCCTCTACGACTGTTACACTGTActggttttttatttggtatttttagtaACGAGTTTGTactttaaattgtttaaaaatgacgcttaa